The Lentisphaera araneosa HTCC2155 genome has a segment encoding these proteins:
- the gloA gene encoding lactoylglutathione lyase, which translates to MKFLHTMIRVGNLEKSIKFYTENFGMKLIRQKDYPGGKFTLAFIGYGDEADNTVIELTHNWETDSYDIGNGFGHFALGVEDIYSVCDKLREDGVIITREPGPMKHGTTVIAFVKDPDGYSIELIERK; encoded by the coding sequence ATGAAATTCCTTCACACTATGATTCGCGTCGGCAATCTTGAAAAATCAATCAAATTTTACACAGAAAACTTCGGTATGAAACTCATCCGCCAAAAAGATTACCCCGGCGGTAAATTCACCCTCGCCTTCATTGGTTATGGCGATGAAGCCGATAATACCGTCATCGAACTCACCCACAACTGGGAAACGGATTCCTATGATATTGGCAATGGCTTTGGTCACTTTGCTCTCGGCGTGGAAGACATTTATTCCGTTTGCGATAAGCTCCGCGAAGATGGCGTGATCATTACTCGTGAACCTGGCCCCATGAAACACGGCACAACCGTGATTGCCTTTGTGAAAGATCCCGATGGCTACAGTATTGAGCTGATCGAACGGAAGTAG
- the tgt gene encoding tRNA guanosine(34) transglycosylase Tgt — MSFTLHKKDGEARLGTLKTSHGDVPTPIFMPVGTVGSVKTMDSEDMMELDAKIILGNTYHLYLRPGLRIIDEAGDLHKFINWDRPILTDSGGYQVFSLAKLRKLKYDGVEFRSHIDGEKIFIGPKESMEIQKSLGSDIVMIFDECTPYPATYEQAKESLEITQRWGDECAKQELHPHQMLFGIVQGSTYEDLRIESARYLADMDLPGYAIGGLSVGEPEEEMLKTLDWVLPELPEDKPRYLMGVGTPPQLVESVARGVDMFDCVLPTRVARHGTAYTSSGQVQIKASKWRNDFGPIDDECDCKVCKGYSRAYVRHLLSTNEFSGMRLMTYHNLHFYLRLMERIREAIAEDRFEEFRQDFHAKYQRGQGEREERQVKRNKALDKEILDEKRARKKMRTQPKKKD; from the coding sequence ATGAGTTTTACACTTCACAAAAAAGATGGTGAGGCGCGCCTCGGCACACTCAAAACATCTCATGGCGATGTGCCTACACCAATCTTCATGCCCGTGGGAACCGTGGGTTCTGTCAAAACCATGGATTCCGAAGACATGATGGAGCTCGATGCCAAAATCATTCTCGGCAATACTTACCACCTCTACCTACGTCCCGGACTCAGAATTATTGATGAAGCCGGTGATTTACATAAATTTATCAACTGGGATCGTCCCATCCTCACCGACTCCGGCGGCTACCAAGTTTTTAGTTTAGCCAAGCTGCGTAAACTCAAGTACGATGGAGTTGAATTCCGCTCGCATATTGATGGTGAAAAAATCTTCATCGGCCCCAAAGAATCTATGGAAATTCAAAAGAGCCTCGGTTCTGATATCGTGATGATTTTTGATGAGTGCACACCCTATCCGGCCACTTACGAGCAAGCCAAAGAATCGCTAGAAATCACTCAACGCTGGGGCGATGAATGTGCCAAACAGGAACTTCATCCGCACCAAATGCTTTTCGGCATTGTTCAAGGATCCACTTACGAAGACCTGCGCATTGAGTCCGCTCGTTACTTAGCTGATATGGACTTGCCGGGTTACGCCATCGGCGGCCTTTCCGTGGGTGAACCTGAAGAGGAAATGCTCAAAACTCTTGATTGGGTGCTTCCCGAACTGCCCGAAGACAAGCCACGCTACCTCATGGGCGTGGGAACACCTCCACAATTAGTCGAATCCGTGGCTCGCGGCGTCGATATGTTTGACTGCGTCTTGCCCACTCGTGTCGCCCGCCATGGCACTGCTTATACGTCCAGCGGACAAGTGCAAATTAAAGCCTCCAAATGGCGCAATGATTTTGGTCCCATTGACGATGAATGTGACTGCAAAGTCTGCAAAGGTTATTCGCGTGCTTACGTGCGTCACTTGCTCAGCACGAATGAATTTTCGGGCATGCGCCTGATGACTTATCACAACCTGCATTTTTACTTGCGCCTCATGGAACGCATTCGCGAAGCGATTGCCGAAGATCGTTTCGAAGAATTTCGTCAGGACTTCCATGCGAAATATCAACGGGGTCAAGGCGAACGTGAAGAACGTCAAGTGAAACGCAATAAAGCTCTCGATAAAGAAATTCTCGATGAAAAGCGCGCTCGCAAAAAAATGCGTACTCAGCCAAAGAAAAAAGATTGA
- the bioD gene encoding dethiobiotin synthase: MKTLFITGTGTGVGKTVASAWLCRELSEQRHKVAYVKPIQTGGIPCGEVLLSVDLEYVKASAAKMVGTLCCMNFHIPASPHLVAERENRPISLDHLIEKMKAFADETQPDYLVVEGAGGIAVPLNNQDEMHDLCKALNAHAIVVSSSALGTLNHSKLTINYLQQHGIDQISTILMRPESELEVIEKDNLLRLTQMAPNLACLPHYPGLDSEKGSLPEDFQASETHFELMPWTI; this comes from the coding sequence TTGAAGACTCTATTCATTACAGGAACGGGCACAGGCGTAGGCAAAACGGTTGCGAGTGCTTGGCTTTGCCGCGAACTCAGTGAACAAAGACACAAAGTGGCCTATGTGAAACCCATACAAACTGGCGGTATTCCCTGTGGCGAAGTTTTGCTCTCGGTTGACTTAGAGTACGTCAAAGCTTCCGCAGCCAAAATGGTGGGGACCCTCTGTTGCATGAATTTTCATATCCCTGCTTCCCCTCACTTAGTGGCCGAACGAGAAAATCGCCCCATTTCTCTGGATCATCTCATTGAAAAAATGAAGGCTTTTGCTGATGAGACTCAGCCCGATTACTTGGTGGTCGAAGGTGCTGGTGGCATTGCTGTCCCCCTCAACAATCAAGATGAAATGCATGACCTCTGTAAAGCTTTAAACGCCCACGCCATTGTGGTCAGTTCCTCGGCTTTGGGAACGCTTAATCATAGCAAACTGACAATTAACTACCTGCAGCAACACGGCATTGATCAAATCTCTACAATCCTCATGCGTCCTGAAAGCGAATTGGAAGTCATTGAAAAAGATAACCTTTTACGACTGACGCAAATGGCCCCTAACTTAGCCTGTCTGCCTCATTACCCTGGCCTCGATTCCGAAAAAGGCTCACTCCCTGAAGATTTCCAAGCTTCTGAAACTCATTTCGAGCTCATGCCGTGGACTATTTAG
- a CDS encoding rhomboid family intramembrane serine protease yields the protein MDYLVSKQVKVLVNIEGSMREISASLQYYSNYLLLVMADRDIRIPLSDIDTLQLQANELRIRINSAQGPQTFAMVFENKDEAKDLMSYLPLQKEAQESQSFMQNLDFSAKKTPVTTVIIALNIIVFFLMYGIEKLNIIQPKNLDVFIQWGSNRIFETIDEPWRLFTCAFIHFGLLHIACNMYFLHAIGRLSEKLLGPRFYFIIYIFSAFTGSLASLLWNSDGVISAGASGAVFGVVGMVGAFLVMRRDDVPPTAFKNLKNSMVQIVVLNFLFGTLVPGIDNAAHFGGLLGGFIGAAIMSRSLDPQKRTAQFIPKLILGLVCLPLICVGIWKSGLIQKKPIVTLNKISISWYDKKVLHLKGVNRHLTSFINGESTVDEMKKGIETHNVFWKHLLKQINSIEHDPKSRNYAEIIRIQKACEFQIQFQKEVLLYTDDKKKMNLFKIDKQKEWFRLLQ from the coding sequence GTGGACTATTTAGTTTCTAAACAAGTCAAAGTACTCGTCAATATCGAGGGCTCGATGCGCGAGATCTCAGCTTCGTTGCAGTACTACTCCAATTACTTGCTCTTGGTGATGGCCGATCGCGATATTCGCATTCCTTTGAGCGATATAGATACCCTGCAATTACAGGCAAATGAACTTCGCATTCGTATTAACTCGGCTCAGGGACCCCAAACTTTTGCCATGGTCTTTGAAAATAAAGACGAAGCCAAGGACCTGATGTCCTACTTGCCCCTTCAAAAAGAAGCGCAAGAAAGCCAAAGCTTTATGCAGAATCTCGATTTCAGTGCTAAAAAGACTCCTGTAACTACAGTTATTATTGCCCTCAATATCATTGTCTTTTTCCTAATGTATGGCATAGAAAAACTCAATATTATCCAACCTAAAAACTTAGATGTATTCATACAGTGGGGGAGTAATCGAATTTTTGAAACTATTGATGAGCCTTGGCGACTCTTCACATGTGCTTTTATTCACTTTGGTCTCTTACACATTGCCTGCAATATGTACTTTCTTCATGCCATTGGACGACTGAGCGAGAAGCTCCTAGGTCCTCGCTTTTACTTTATCATATACATTTTCTCTGCTTTTACGGGCAGCCTCGCTAGCCTGCTTTGGAATTCCGATGGCGTAATTAGTGCGGGAGCATCAGGTGCTGTATTTGGTGTTGTGGGTATGGTCGGAGCTTTCCTTGTCATGCGTCGCGATGACGTGCCTCCAACAGCCTTTAAAAACCTCAAGAATAGCATGGTGCAAATTGTCGTGCTTAACTTCTTGTTCGGCACTTTAGTTCCCGGTATAGATAACGCCGCTCACTTCGGTGGTTTATTAGGCGGATTTATTGGCGCTGCAATCATGAGCCGTTCACTGGATCCGCAAAAAAGAACAGCTCAATTTATTCCAAAGCTAATTTTAGGGCTTGTTTGCCTCCCACTGATTTGCGTAGGTATTTGGAAGAGTGGTTTAATTCAAAAAAAGCCAATAGTTACTCTTAATAAAATTAGTATCTCATGGTATGATAAAAAAGTGCTTCATTTAAAAGGAGTTAATAGACATTTAACTTCATTCATTAATGGAGAAAGTACTGTAGATGAAATGAAAAAAGGGATTGAAACTCATAATGTTTTTTGGAAACACTTACTCAAGCAAATCAACTCGATAGAGCATGATCCAAAATCTCGTAATTATGCAGAAATAATCCGAATTCAAAAAGCATGCGAATTCCAAATCCAATTTCAAAAAGAAGTTCTTTTGTATACAGATGATAAGAAAAAAATGAATTTATTTAAAATAGACAAACAAAAAGAATGGTTTAGGCTCCTTCAATAA